The genomic DNA GCGTCGTGAAGAGATCCGCCGCGCGCTGGCGGAATGCATCGAGCCACGACATGTCAGGCCTCCGCCGCGACGGCGCGCAGCACGCGATCCACCCCGCCGATCGCGCGCTGCCACCACGCGACTTCGGCGGCCAGCTGCCGGCGTCCGGATGCCGTGAGCTTGTAGAAGCGCGCGCGGCGGTTGTTGTCGGTGATGCGCCACTCGGCGACGACCCAGCCGCGGCGGCGCAGGCGTTGCAGCGCGGGATACACGGCACCTTGCTGAATCTCGCACACGCCGCCCGACAGCCGCTCGATCCGCTCGGCCACACCCCAGCCGTGCATCGCCCCCAGGCTCAGCGCCTTGAGGATGAGCAGATCGAACGTGCCGGGAACCAGCACGCCATCCTTCTCCATGATGGGTCTCCAGTAAGAGACTTACCGTAAGCTGCTTACTGGAGA from Gemmatimonadaceae bacterium includes the following:
- a CDS encoding PadR family transcriptional regulator, giving the protein MEKDGVLVPGTFDLLILKALSLGAMHGWGVAERIERLSGGVCEIQQGAVYPALQRLRRRGWVVAEWRITDNNRRARFYKLTASGRRQLAAEVAWWQRAIGGVDRVLRAVAAEA